A window of Streptomyces gilvosporeus contains these coding sequences:
- a CDS encoding bifunctional adenosylcobinamide kinase/adenosylcobinamide-phosphate guanylyltransferase: protein MELTLLGTGAPAGLPRPDCPCAACAAAVGDEARAATALLIDGALLIDLTPGPAFAAARAGTSLAGVRQVLLSHPHDGPALEVPAGLPTPGRVADGRELALLDGHRVKAIAVDIPGTGYEITGTEGERLLYLPPGGAPAGLDNGHGHGQGGGPYDMVLLDVLERPDGLARLRATGAVDAATDVVAVHIDHGAPPGPELHRRLAAAGARTVPDGASLVVGEYHAVPDLPRRTLVLGGARSGKSAEAERRLASFPDVVYVATGGTREGDTEWAERISLHRERRPATWRTVETCDLVPLLETGGPDHAAPAEPGELSPLLIDCLALWLTGVMDEVGAWDDEKWAASGRRALRERTDALVAAVRAARRPVVAVSNEVGSGVVPATAAGRRFRDELGRLNAAFGAECEQVVLVVAGQAVALRG, encoded by the coding sequence GTGGAACTCACTCTCCTCGGCACCGGCGCCCCCGCGGGCCTGCCGCGCCCCGACTGCCCGTGTGCCGCCTGTGCGGCCGCCGTCGGCGACGAGGCGCGGGCGGCGACCGCGCTGCTCATCGACGGCGCGCTGCTGATCGATCTGACGCCGGGCCCGGCGTTCGCGGCCGCCCGCGCGGGCACGTCGCTGGCCGGGGTGCGCCAGGTGCTGCTGTCGCATCCGCACGACGGGCCCGCGCTGGAGGTGCCGGCGGGGCTGCCGACGCCGGGCCGGGTCGCCGACGGGCGGGAGCTGGCGCTGCTGGACGGCCACCGGGTGAAGGCGATCGCCGTGGACATCCCCGGTACCGGGTACGAGATCACCGGCACCGAGGGCGAGCGGCTGCTGTATCTGCCGCCGGGCGGCGCGCCGGCCGGACTGGACAACGGCCACGGCCACGGCCAGGGGGGCGGCCCGTACGACATGGTGCTGCTGGACGTCCTGGAGCGGCCGGACGGACTGGCGCGGCTGCGGGCCACCGGGGCGGTGGACGCGGCGACGGACGTGGTCGCCGTCCATATCGACCACGGTGCGCCGCCGGGGCCCGAGCTGCACCGCAGGCTCGCGGCGGCGGGCGCGCGGACCGTGCCGGACGGGGCCTCGCTGGTGGTCGGCGAGTATCACGCGGTGCCCGATCTGCCGCGCCGGACGCTGGTGCTGGGCGGCGCGCGCAGCGGGAAGTCGGCCGAGGCGGAGCGACGGCTGGCCTCCTTCCCCGACGTGGTGTACGTGGCCACCGGGGGGACGCGGGAGGGCGATACGGAGTGGGCGGAGCGGATCTCGCTGCACCGGGAGCGGCGCCCGGCGACCTGGCGCACCGTCGAGACCTGCGATCTGGTGCCGCTGCTGGAGACCGGCGGGCCGGACCACGCGGCCCCGGCGGAGCCGGGCGAGCTGTCCCCGCTGCTCATCGACTGTCTGGCGCTGTGGCTGACGGGGGTGATGGACGAGGTCGGGGCGTGGGACGACGAGAAGTGGGCGGCGAGCGGCCGGCGGGCGCTGCGGGAGCGGACCGACGCACTGGTCGCGGCGGTGCGGGCGGCGCGGCGTCCGGTGGTGGCGGTGAGCAACGAGGTCGGCTCCGGCGTCGTCCCGGCGACCGCGGCGGGCCGTCGCTTCCGGGACGAACTGGGGCGGCTGAACGCCGCGTTCGGGGCGGAGTGCGAACAGGTCGTGCTGGTGGTGGCCGGGCAGGCGGTTGCGCTGCGCGGCTGA
- the cobT gene encoding nicotinate-nucleotide--dimethylbenzimidazole phosphoribosyltransferase, translating into MSSLNLDDFAHLIERPDGAARRDAEERRARLAVAPEALGRLDELGGWLAAAQRQVPVRRIERPRAVVFAGDHGVAELGVSARPEGGTRDLVRAVLDGASPAAVLARTAGVPLRIVDMAVDCDPEELPEDVTRHRVRRGSGRIDVEDALSAEEAEAAFRAGMAVADEEADAGTDLVVLGDLSVGGTTAASTLIAALCGTDASVVTGRGGARIDDLTWMRKCAAIRDALRRARPVLGDQLELLATVGGADLTAITGFLLQSAVRRTPVILDGVVSAACALVAQRVAFRAPDWWLAGQASGEPAQAKALDRIALTPLLDHGVTAGEGTGALLALPLVQAAAALAAELPVRD; encoded by the coding sequence ATGAGCAGCCTGAACCTCGATGACTTCGCCCATCTGATCGAGCGCCCCGACGGCGCCGCGCGCCGTGACGCCGAGGAACGGCGGGCCCGGCTGGCCGTGGCGCCGGAGGCGCTGGGGCGGCTGGACGAACTGGGCGGGTGGCTGGCCGCGGCGCAACGGCAGGTGCCGGTGCGGCGTATCGAGCGGCCGCGGGCGGTGGTGTTCGCGGGCGACCACGGGGTGGCGGAGCTGGGGGTTTCGGCGCGGCCGGAAGGCGGGACCCGGGACCTGGTGCGGGCGGTGCTGGACGGTGCGAGCCCGGCGGCGGTGCTGGCGCGGACCGCCGGGGTGCCGCTGCGGATCGTCGACATGGCGGTGGACTGCGATCCCGAGGAGCTGCCGGAGGACGTCACCCGGCACCGGGTGCGGCGCGGCTCGGGCCGGATCGACGTCGAGGACGCGCTGAGCGCCGAGGAGGCCGAGGCGGCGTTCCGGGCCGGGATGGCGGTCGCGGACGAGGAGGCGGACGCCGGGACGGATCTGGTGGTGCTGGGCGATCTGAGCGTCGGCGGGACGACGGCCGCGAGCACGCTGATCGCCGCGCTGTGCGGGACGGACGCCTCGGTGGTCACGGGGCGCGGCGGGGCGCGTATCGACGATCTGACGTGGATGCGCAAATGCGCGGCGATCCGCGATGCGCTGCGGCGGGCCCGGCCGGTGCTCGGCGACCAACTGGAGCTGCTGGCGACGGTCGGCGGCGCGGATCTGACCGCGATCACCGGCTTTCTGCTCCAGAGCGCGGTGCGCCGGACGCCGGTGATCCTGGACGGGGTGGTCTCGGCGGCCTGTGCGCTGGTGGCGCAGCGGGTGGCGTTCCGGGCGCCGGACTGGTGGCTGGCCGGGCAGGCGAGCGGCGAGCCGGCGCAGGCCAAGGCGCTGGACCGGATCGCGCTGACCCCGCTGCTCGACCACGGCGTCACGGCGGGCGAGGGCACGGGCGCGCTGCTGGCGCTGCCGCTGGTGCAGGCGGCGGCGGCCCTGGCGGCGGAGCTTCCGGTCCGCGACTGA
- a CDS encoding adenosylcobinamide-GDP ribazoletransferase: MTDSPGPPPSPADALRFAFGTLTALPVRLTRWDRATARGGMLCAPLAGLVVGLAAAALGGAVLLLGGGPLLAAVATAAVPAALTRGLHLDGLADTADGLGSAKPAEDALRIMKQSDIGPFGVLTLLFTLLAQVAALAGLYAQGWASGALAAAVAGVTARCALTLASRTGVPAARPEGLGAAVAGTVAAGAALLCAALVTALSAAAGAAVSGPYGALHTALAALLGLGTAELLLRHCRRRFGGVTGDVFGALAESAGLAAVVVLALG; encoded by the coding sequence ATGACCGATTCCCCCGGCCCGCCGCCCTCCCCCGCCGACGCCCTGCGCTTCGCGTTCGGCACACTGACCGCGCTCCCGGTCCGCCTGACCCGCTGGGACCGGGCGACGGCGCGCGGCGGGATGCTCTGCGCACCGCTGGCCGGGCTGGTCGTGGGGCTCGCCGCGGCCGCGCTCGGCGGGGCGGTGCTGCTGCTGGGCGGCGGCCCGCTGCTCGCCGCGGTCGCCACCGCCGCCGTTCCCGCGGCGCTCACCCGCGGTCTGCATCTGGACGGACTGGCCGACACCGCCGACGGCCTGGGCAGCGCCAAGCCCGCCGAGGACGCGCTGCGCATCATGAAGCAGTCCGACATCGGGCCGTTCGGGGTCCTCACGCTGCTGTTCACGCTGCTGGCCCAGGTGGCGGCGCTGGCCGGACTGTACGCACAGGGCTGGGCGTCGGGGGCCCTCGCGGCGGCCGTCGCCGGGGTCACCGCCCGGTGTGCGCTGACGCTGGCCTCCCGTACGGGCGTACCGGCGGCCCGCCCGGAGGGCCTGGGCGCGGCGGTCGCGGGCACCGTCGCGGCCGGGGCGGCGCTGCTGTGCGCCGCACTGGTCACCGCCCTGAGCGCGGCGGCGGGCGCCGCGGTGTCCGGCCCGTACGGCGCCCTGCACACCGCGCTGGCCGCGCTGCTCGGGCTCGGCACCGCCGAACTCCTGCTGCGGCACTGCCGACGCCGTTTCGGCGGCGTGACCGGCGATGTCTTCGGCGCCCTCGCGGAGAGCGCGGGACTGGCGGCCGTGGTGGTGCTCGCACTGGGCTGA
- a CDS encoding leucyl aminopeptidase has protein sequence MTALTLSTSSAATVRADAVVVGAAKGAKGVVVAPGAEAVDKAFGGKLAAVLETLGASGAEGEVTKLPSADGIKAPVVLAVGLGDAPAKGDAYDNEALRRGAGTAARALTGSKKAAFALPLEDAEAAAAVSEGALLGAYTFTAFRSNGNGKNAKKNGAGSAPLGEAAILGAKPRDKEHKAAAERAQTLASEINRARDLINTPSNALDPKSFAAEAQAAAKEFGLKVEVLDEKALAKGGYGGLLGVGQGSEAPPRLVRIAHTHPKAAKTLALVGKGITYDSGGISLKPAGHNETMKCDMSGAAAVFAAVVAAARLGLEVNVTGWLALAENMPSGAATRPGDVLTMYSGKTVEVLNTDAEGRLVLADALTRASEESPDAIVDVATLTGAMVLALGHRHFGIMANDDAFRASVHEIAEEVGEESWPMPMPSHLRKGMDSPVADIANMGERMGGGLVAGLFLKEFVGEGIPWAHLDIAGPAFHEGAPWGYTPKGGTGSAVRTLVRLAERTAAGDLG, from the coding sequence GTGACTGCACTGACCCTCAGTACTTCTTCCGCCGCAACGGTGCGTGCGGATGCCGTCGTCGTCGGCGCGGCCAAGGGCGCCAAGGGCGTCGTGGTGGCCCCCGGTGCGGAGGCCGTGGACAAGGCCTTCGGCGGCAAGCTCGCCGCCGTGCTGGAGACCCTCGGCGCGAGTGGTGCCGAGGGCGAGGTGACCAAGCTGCCCTCGGCCGACGGCATCAAGGCGCCGGTCGTGCTGGCGGTCGGGCTGGGCGACGCCCCGGCCAAGGGCGACGCGTACGACAACGAGGCGCTGCGGCGCGGCGCGGGCACCGCGGCCCGCGCGCTGACCGGCAGCAAGAAGGCCGCCTTCGCGCTGCCGCTGGAGGACGCCGAGGCGGCCGCCGCGGTGAGCGAGGGCGCGCTGCTCGGCGCGTACACCTTCACCGCGTTCCGCAGCAACGGCAACGGAAAGAACGCGAAGAAGAACGGCGCCGGGTCGGCGCCGCTCGGCGAGGCCGCCATCCTGGGCGCCAAGCCGCGCGACAAGGAGCACAAGGCCGCCGCCGAGCGCGCCCAGACGCTGGCTTCGGAGATCAACCGCGCCCGCGACCTGATCAACACCCCCTCCAACGCCCTCGACCCGAAGTCCTTCGCGGCCGAGGCGCAGGCCGCCGCCAAGGAGTTCGGCCTCAAGGTCGAGGTGCTGGACGAGAAGGCGCTCGCGAAGGGCGGCTACGGCGGCCTCCTGGGCGTCGGCCAGGGCTCCGAGGCCCCGCCGCGGCTGGTGCGGATCGCGCACACCCACCCCAAGGCCGCGAAGACCCTCGCGCTGGTCGGCAAGGGCATCACGTACGACTCGGGCGGCATCTCGCTCAAGCCGGCCGGTCACAACGAGACCATGAAGTGCGATATGAGCGGTGCCGCCGCGGTCTTCGCCGCGGTCGTGGCCGCCGCCCGGCTGGGCCTGGAGGTCAATGTCACCGGCTGGCTGGCGCTCGCCGAGAACATGCCCTCCGGTGCGGCCACCCGCCCCGGTGACGTGCTGACCATGTACAGCGGCAAGACCGTCGAGGTGCTCAACACCGACGCCGAGGGCCGTCTCGTGCTGGCCGATGCGCTGACCCGGGCCTCGGAGGAGTCGCCGGACGCGATCGTGGACGTGGCGACGCTGACCGGCGCGATGGTGCTGGCGCTGGGCCACCGCCACTTCGGGATCATGGCGAACGACGACGCCTTCCGCGCCTCGGTCCACGAGATCGCGGAGGAGGTCGGCGAGGAGTCCTGGCCGATGCCGATGCCGTCCCACCTGCGCAAGGGCATGGATTCGCCGGTCGCCGACATCGCCAACATGGGCGAGCGGATGGGCGGCGGTCTGGTCGCCGGGCTCTTCCTCAAGGAGTTCGTCGGCGAGGGCATCCCCTGGGCCCACCTGGACATCGCGGGCCCGGCCTTCCACGAGGGCGCGCCGTGGGGCTACACCCCCAAGGGCGGTACGGGCTCGGCGGTGCGCACCCTGGTGCGGCTGGCGGAGCGGACCGCGGCGGGCGACCTCGGCTGA
- the lpdA gene encoding dihydrolipoyl dehydrogenase: MANDASTVFDLVILGGGSGGYAAALRGAQLGLDVALIEKNKLGGTCLHNGCIPTKALLHAGEIADQAREAAQFGVKTSYEGIDIAGVHKYKDDVISGLYKGLQGLVASRKVTYIEGEGRLSSPTSVAVNGQQVQGRHILLATGSVPKSLPGLEIDGNRIISSDHALTLDRVPQSAIILGGGVIGVEFASAWKSFGADVTIVEGLKHLVPVEDENSSKLLERAFRKRGIKFNLGTFFDKAEYTADGVKVTLADGKTFEAEVLLVAIGRGPVSAGLGYEEQGVAMDRGYVLVDEYMQTNVPTISAVGDLVPTLQLAHVGFAEGMLVAERLAGQKVVPIDYDGVPRVTYCHPEVASVGITEAKAKELYGADKVVALKYNLAGNGKSKILKTTGEIKLVQVKDGAVVGVHMVGDRMGEQVGEAQLVYNWEALPAEVAQLVHAHPTQNEALGEAHLALAGKPLHSHD, translated from the coding sequence GTGGCGAACGACGCCAGCACCGTTTTCGACCTAGTGATCCTCGGAGGCGGTAGCGGTGGTTACGCCGCTGCCCTGCGCGGGGCGCAGCTGGGCCTGGACGTCGCCCTGATCGAGAAGAACAAGCTCGGCGGCACCTGCCTGCACAACGGCTGCATCCCCACCAAGGCGCTGCTGCACGCCGGTGAGATCGCGGATCAGGCTCGTGAGGCCGCTCAGTTCGGTGTCAAGACCTCGTACGAGGGCATCGACATCGCGGGCGTCCACAAGTACAAGGACGATGTGATCTCGGGCCTGTACAAGGGCCTGCAGGGTCTGGTCGCCTCCCGCAAGGTGACCTACATCGAGGGCGAGGGCCGACTGTCCTCCCCGACCTCCGTCGCGGTCAACGGCCAGCAGGTCCAGGGCCGGCACATCCTCCTGGCGACCGGCTCCGTGCCGAAGTCGCTGCCCGGTCTGGAGATCGACGGCAACCGCATCATCTCCTCGGACCACGCGCTGACGCTGGACCGCGTCCCGCAGTCCGCGATCATCCTGGGCGGCGGCGTGATCGGCGTCGAGTTCGCCTCGGCGTGGAAGTCCTTCGGCGCCGACGTCACCATCGTCGAGGGCCTCAAGCACCTCGTCCCGGTCGAGGACGAGAACAGCTCCAAGCTGCTGGAGCGGGCCTTCCGCAAGCGGGGCATCAAGTTCAACCTCGGCACCTTCTTCGACAAGGCCGAGTACACCGCCGACGGCGTCAAGGTCACCCTCGCCGACGGCAAGACCTTCGAGGCCGAGGTGCTGCTGGTCGCGATCGGCCGCGGGCCGGTCTCCGCGGGCCTCGGTTACGAGGAGCAGGGCGTCGCGATGGACCGCGGCTACGTCCTGGTCGACGAGTACATGCAGACCAACGTGCCGACGATCTCGGCGGTCGGCGACCTCGTTCCCACCCTCCAGCTCGCGCACGTCGGCTTCGCCGAGGGCATGCTGGTGGCGGAGCGACTGGCCGGCCAGAAGGTCGTCCCGATCGACTACGACGGCGTGCCGCGCGTCACGTACTGCCACCCCGAGGTCGCTTCGGTGGGCATCACCGAGGCCAAGGCCAAGGAGCTGTACGGCGCCGACAAGGTCGTCGCTCTGAAGTACAACCTCGCGGGCAACGGCAAGAGCAAGATCCTCAAGACCACGGGCGAGATCAAGCTCGTCCAGGTCAAGGACGGTGCCGTGGTCGGCGTCCACATGGTCGGTGACCGTATGGGCGAGCAGGTCGGCGAGGCCCAGCTGGTCTACAACTGGGAGGCCCTGCCGGCCGAGGTTGCGCAGCTCGTCCACGCGCACCCGACGCAGAATGAAGCCCTCGGTGAGGCGCACCTGGCCCTGGCCGGGAAGCCTCTCCACTCCCACGACTGA
- the sucB gene encoding 2-oxoglutarate dehydrogenase, E2 component, dihydrolipoamide succinyltransferase: MAVSVTLPALGESVTEGTVTRWLKAEGERVEADEPLLEVSTDKVDTEIPAPAAGILASIKVAEDETVEVGAELALIDDGTGAPAAAPAPAAAEAPAAQPQPEPTPAPAAEAPAPAAAPAGGAEGTDVVLPALGESVTEGTVTRWLKEIGEEVSADEPLLEVSTDKVDTEIPAPASGVLLEIVVGEDETAEVGAKLAVIGAKGAAPAAAPAPAAPAPAPAAPAPAPAAPAPAPAPVAAAPAPAPAPAPAPAPAPAPVAAPAPVTPAPAAGEEAAYVTPLVRKLAAETGVNLATVKGTGVGGRIRKQDVVAAAEAAKAAAPAAAAPAAVSKAPALEVSPLRGQTVKMPRMRKVIGDNMMKALHGQAQLTSVVEVDITAIMRMRNKAKDSFAQREGVKLSPMPFFVKAAVQALKAHPVVNARINEDEGTITYFDTENVGIAVDAEKGLMTPVIKGAGDLNIAGIARKTAELAGKVRANKITPDELSGATFTISNTGSRGALFDTVIVPPNQVGILGIGATVKRPVVINHPDLGETIAVRDMTYLALSYDHRLVDGADAARYLTTVKQILEAAEFETEIGL, translated from the coding sequence ATGGCGGTTTCCGTAACCCTTCCGGCGCTCGGCGAGAGCGTCACCGAGGGCACCGTCACCCGCTGGCTGAAGGCCGAGGGTGAGCGCGTCGAGGCCGACGAGCCGCTGCTCGAGGTGTCGACCGACAAGGTCGACACCGAGATCCCGGCCCCCGCCGCCGGCATCCTGGCCTCCATCAAGGTGGCCGAGGACGAGACGGTGGAGGTCGGCGCCGAGCTGGCCCTCATCGACGACGGCACGGGTGCGCCCGCTGCCGCCCCGGCCCCGGCCGCTGCCGAGGCCCCCGCTGCCCAGCCTCAGCCCGAGCCGACCCCGGCTCCGGCGGCCGAGGCTCCCGCCCCCGCCGCCGCCCCCGCGGGCGGCGCCGAGGGCACGGACGTCGTCCTCCCCGCGCTCGGCGAGAGCGTCACCGAGGGCACCGTCACCCGCTGGCTCAAGGAGATCGGCGAGGAGGTCTCGGCCGACGAGCCGCTGCTGGAGGTCTCCACCGACAAGGTCGACACCGAGATCCCCGCGCCGGCCTCCGGCGTCCTGCTGGAGATCGTCGTCGGCGAGGACGAGACCGCCGAGGTCGGCGCCAAGCTGGCCGTGATCGGCGCCAAGGGTGCGGCCCCGGCCGCCGCTCCGGCTCCGGCCGCTCCGGCTCCCGCCCCGGCCGCTCCGGCCCCGGCCCCCGCTGCCCCGGCGCCCGCCCCGGCTCCGGTCGCCGCCGCTCCGGCCCCGGCCCCCGCGCCCGCTCCGGCCCCCGCGCCGGCACCGGCTCCGGTTGCCGCTCCGGCCCCCGTCACCCCGGCCCCGGCCGCGGGTGAGGAGGCCGCGTACGTCACCCCGCTGGTGCGCAAGCTCGCCGCGGAGACCGGTGTGAACCTCGCCACGGTCAAGGGCACCGGTGTCGGTGGCCGGATCCGCAAGCAGGACGTCGTCGCCGCCGCGGAGGCCGCCAAGGCCGCCGCCCCGGCCGCCGCCGCTCCCGCGGCCGTCTCCAAGGCTCCGGCCCTGGAGGTCTCGCCGCTGCGCGGTCAGACCGTCAAGATGCCGCGGATGCGCAAGGTCATCGGCGACAACATGATGAAGGCCCTGCACGGCCAGGCGCAGCTGACCTCCGTGGTCGAGGTGGACATCACCGCGATCATGCGGATGCGCAACAAGGCCAAGGACTCCTTCGCGCAGCGTGAGGGCGTCAAGCTCTCCCCGATGCCGTTCTTCGTCAAGGCCGCCGTCCAGGCGCTGAAGGCCCACCCGGTCGTCAACGCCCGGATCAACGAGGACGAGGGCACCATCACCTACTTCGACACCGAGAACGTCGGTATCGCGGTGGATGCGGAGAAGGGCCTGATGACCCCGGTCATCAAGGGTGCGGGCGACCTCAACATCGCCGGTATCGCCCGTAAGACGGCGGAGCTGGCGGGCAAGGTCCGCGCCAACAAGATCACTCCGGACGAGCTGTCCGGCGCGACCTTCACCATCTCCAACACCGGCTCGCGCGGCGCGCTGTTCGACACGGTCATCGTGCCGCCGAACCAGGTCGGCATCCTGGGCATCGGTGCCACCGTCAAGCGCCCGGTGGTCATCAACCACCCGGACCTCGGCGAGACCATCGCGGTGCGCGACATGACCTACCTCGCGCTCTCCTACGACCACCGTCTGGTGGACGGCGCCGACGCCGCCCGCTACCTGACCACGGTCAAGCAGATCCTGGAGGCCGCCGAGTTCGAGACCGAGATCGGTCTCTGA
- a CDS encoding GntR family transcriptional regulator produces the protein MTPPVVHSLREQIREHILEGIVSGRWQPGERIVERRIAVELEVSQTPVREALRELESLQLIESAPNKGVRVRNLTADDLKESYPVRAGLEQVAAELAAGRLADDTAALEREVAALREADLAGDGEAQVRHTVAFHREIVRAAGNAVLRHTWESLGIEVWTTLSIRWFSPEPRSHAQEHQEIVDAFRRRDPKIGPLLKAHVLSCAPRL, from the coding sequence ATGACCCCGCCCGTCGTCCATTCGCTGCGCGAACAGATCCGCGAGCACATCCTCGAGGGGATCGTCAGCGGCCGCTGGCAGCCGGGCGAGCGGATCGTGGAACGCCGGATCGCCGTGGAGCTGGAGGTCAGCCAGACGCCGGTACGGGAGGCGCTGCGCGAGCTGGAATCGCTCCAGCTGATCGAGTCGGCGCCGAACAAGGGCGTACGGGTGCGCAATCTGACCGCGGACGACCTCAAGGAGAGCTACCCGGTGCGCGCCGGGCTGGAGCAGGTGGCCGCGGAGCTGGCCGCGGGCCGTCTGGCGGACGATACGGCGGCCCTGGAGCGCGAGGTGGCGGCGCTGCGGGAGGCGGACCTGGCCGGGGACGGGGAGGCCCAGGTGCGGCACACGGTGGCCTTCCACCGGGAGATCGTGCGGGCGGCCGGGAACGCCGTTCTGCGGCACACCTGGGAGTCGCTGGGCATCGAGGTCTGGACGACGCTGTCGATCCGCTGGTTCAGCCCGGAGCCGCGCTCGCACGCCCAGGAGCACCAGGAGATCGTGGACGCCTTCCGGCGGCGCGACCCGAAGATCGGCCCACTGCTGAAGGCACACGTGCTGAGCTGCGCGCCGAGGCTCTGA